A part of Neovison vison isolate M4711 chromosome 8, ASM_NN_V1, whole genome shotgun sequence genomic DNA contains:
- the MMP24 gene encoding matrix metalloproteinase-24 — translation MMRLSLSRVFQNWLKSYGYLLPSDSQAPALHSGKALQSAVSTMQQFYGIPVTGVLDQTTIEWMKKPRCGVPDHPHSSRRRRNKRYALTGQKWRQKHITYSIHNYTPKVGELDTRKAIRQAFDVWQKVTPLTFEEVPYHEIKSDRKEADIMIFFASGFHGDSSPFDGEGGFLAHAYFPGPGIGGDTHFDSDEPWTLGNANHDGNDLFLVAVHELGHALGLEHSNDPSAIMAPFYQYMETHNFKLPQDDLQGIQKIYGPPAEPLEPTRPLPTLPVRRIHSPSERKHERQPRPPRPPLGDRPSTPGAKPNICDGNFNTVALFRGEMFVFKDRWFWRLRNNRVQEGYPMQIEQFWKGLPARIDAAYERADGRFVFFKGDKYWVFKEVTVEPGYPHSLGELGSCLPREGIDTALRWEPVGKTYFFKGERYWRYSEERRATDPGYPKPITVWKGIPQAPQGAFISKEGYYTYFYKGRDYWKFDNQKLSVEPGYPRNILRDWMGCNQKEVERRKERRLPQDDVDIMVTINDVPGSVNAVAVVIPCILSLCILVLVYTIFQFKNKAGPQPVTYYKRPVQEWV, via the exons ATGATGCGTCTTTCTCTTTCCCGTGTCTTTCAGAACTGGCTGAAGTCCTATGGCTACCTGCTCCCCTCGGACTCCCAGGCACCAGCGCTGCACTCAGGGAAGGCCTTACAGTCAGCGGTCTCCACTATGCAGCAGTTTTATGGGATCCCTGTCACTGGGGTATTGGATCAGACAACAATCGA GTGGATGAAGAAGCCCCGCTGCGGTGTCCCCGATCACCCCCATTCGAGCCGCAGGCGGAGGAACAAGCGCTATGCTCTGACCGGACAGAAGTGGAGGCAGAAACACATCACCTACAG CATTCACAACTACACCCCGAAGGTGGGTGAGCTGGACACACGGAAAGCGATTCGCCAGGCTTTTGACGTCTGGCAGAAGGTGACCCCGCTGACCTTTGAAGAGGTGCCATATCATGAGATCAAAAGTGACCGGAAGGAGGCAGACATCATGATCTTCTTTGCTTCTGGTTTCCATGGCGACAGCTCCCCATTTGATGGAGAAGGGGGATTCCTGGCCCATGCCTACTTTCCTGGCCCAGGGATTGGAGGAGACACTCACTTTGACTCAGATGAGCCGTGGACACTAGGAAATGCCAACCATGATG GGAATGACCTCTTCCTGGTGGCTGTGCACGAGCTGGGCCACGCGCTGGGACTGGAGCACTCCAACGACCCCAGCGCCATCATGGCGCCCTTCTACCAGTACATGGAGACACACAACTTCAAACTGCCTCAGGATGATCTCCAGGGCATCCAGAAGATCTACG GACCTCCAGCTGAGCCCCTGGAGCCCACGAGACCACTCCCCACGCTCCCCGTCCGCAGGATCCACTCACCGAGTGAGAGGAAGCACGAGCGCCAGCCCAGGCCCCCTCGGCCGCCCCTAGGGGACCGGCCATCCACACCGGGTGCCAAACCCAACATCTGTGATGGCAACTTCAACACGGTGGCACTCTTCCGAGGCGAGATGTTTGTGTTCAAG GATCGCTGGTTCTGGCGCCTGCGCAATAACCGGGTGCAAGAGGGCTACCCGATGCAGATTGAGCAGTTCTGGAAGGGTCTGCCCGCCCGCATAGATGCAGCCTACGAAAGGGCCGATGGAAGATTTGTCTTCTTCAAAG GTGACAAGTACTGGGTGTTTAAGGAGGTGACGGTGGAGCCTGGGTACCCCCACAGCCTAGGAGAGCTGGGGAGCTGTCTTCCCCGAGAAGGCATCGATACAGCTCTGCGCTGGGAACCCGTGGGCAAGACCTACTTTTTCAAAGGTGAACGGTACTGGCGCTACAGCGAGGAGAGGCGGGCCACGGACCCTGGCTACCCCAAGCCCATCACTGTATGGAAGGGCATCCCACAGGCTCCGCAGGGGGCCTTCATCAGCAAGGAAGGAT ATTACACCTACTTCTACAAGGGCCGGGACTACTGGAAGTTTGACAACCAGAAACTGAGCGTGGAGCCAGGCTACCCACGCAACATCCTGCGTGACTGGATGGGCTGCAACCAGAAGGAGGTGGAACGGCGGAAGGAGCGGCGGCTGCCCCAGGACGATGTGGACATCATGGTGACTATCAACGACGTCCCAGGCTCTGTGAATGCCGTGGCTGTGGTCATCCCCTGCATCCTGTCCCTCTGCATCCTGGTGCTGGTCTACACCATCTTCCAGTTCAAGAACAAGGCAGGCCCTCAGCCTGTCACCTACTATAAGCGGCCAGTCCAGGAGTGGGTGTGA
- the MMP24OS gene encoding protein MMP24OS: MGSRLSGGQGAAEQVQPQPQPQPQPRAPEAPERPPPEPGPWGPLDDVRFLIACTSWY; this comes from the coding sequence ATGGGCTCTCGGCTGAGCGGCGGCCAGGGCGCCGCGGAGCAGgtgcagccccagccccaaccccaaccccagccccgggCGCCCGAGGCCCCTGAGCGGCCCCCGCCAGAACCCGGTCCCTGGGGGCCGCTGGACGATGTGCGCTTCCTCATCGCCTGCACCTCCTGGTACTGA